GGCGCGGCGGCCGCGCTCTTCTGGACCGCCGCCGCGCGCCTCGCGCTCGCGCCGCCGCCCTCCGGCGCGGTCACGGTGCCCCTCGGGCGCTGGCTCGAGGCCGGCGGCATCGACGTGACCTTCGCGCTGCGCCTCGACGCCCTCTCCGCCGCGATGGGTCTCGTCGTGACCGGCGTCGGCTTCCTGATCCATCTCTACGCGGTGGCGCTGATGCGTGGCGAGGAGGGGCTGCGGCGCTTCTACGCCGCGATGAACCTCTTCGTCGCCGCGATGCTGCTGCTCGCGCTCGCCGACGACTACCTCGTGCTCTACCTCGGCTGGGAGGGCGTCGGCCTGTGCAGCTACCTGCTGATCGGCTTCTGGCACCGCGATCCCGCCAATGGCCGGGCGGCGCGCAAGGCCTTCGTCGTGACGCGCGCCGGCGACGCGGCCCTCCTGCTCGGGCTGCTCCTGATCTTCTCGCGCCTCGGGACGCTGCGCATCGACGAGGTCGCGGCACGCGCGGGCGCGGCCTGGCAGCCGGGGTCCGCGGTCGCGATCGCCGCCGCCGCGCTGCTGCTCGCCGGCGCCCTCGGCAAGTCCGCGCAGCTGCCGCTGCAGACCTGGCTGCCGGACGCGATGGCCGGGCCAGTGCCCGTCAGCGCGCTGATCCACGCCGCGACGATGGTGACGGCCGGCGTCTACCTCGTCGCGCGCAGCCGCGCCCTGTTCGCGCTCGCCCCCGCGGTCCTGCACGCCGCGGCGGCGATCGGCGCGGCGACGCTGCTGCTCGCCGCCTGCAGCGCCCTCGTCCAGCGCGACGTCAAACGCGCGCTGGCGTACTCGACGATGAGCCAGATCGGCTACCTCTACCTCGCGCTCGGCGTCGGCGCCCCGGCGGCCGCGATCTTCCACCTCGTCACGCACGCCTTCTTCAAGGCGCTGCTCTTCCTCGGAGCCGGCGTCGCGATCGTCGCCGCGGGCGGGACGCACGACCTGGCGGCGATGGGGGGGCTGCGCCGGCGGCTGCCGCTGGTCTTCTGGTGCTTCGGCGCCGGCACGGCATCGCTGGC
This region of bacterium genomic DNA includes:
- the nuoL gene encoding NADH-quinone oxidoreductase subunit L translates to GAAAALFWTAAARLALAPPPSGAVTVPLGRWLEAGGIDVTFALRLDALSAAMGLVVTGVGFLIHLYAVALMRGEEGLRRFYAAMNLFVAAMLLLALADDYLVLYLGWEGVGLCSYLLIGFWHRDPANGRAARKAFVVTRAGDAALLLGLLLIFSRLGTLRIDEVAARAGAAWQPGSAVAIAAAALLLAGALGKSAQLPLQTWLPDAMAGPVPVSALIHAATMVTAGVYLVARSRALFALAPAVLHAAAAIGAATLLLAACSALVQRDVKRALAYSTMSQIGYLYLALGVGAPAAAIFHLVTHAFFKALLFLGAGVAIVAAGGTHDLAAMGGLRRRLPLVFWCFGAGTASLAALPFVTAGFWSKEGILAAAWSSPWAGGWLWAAGVAGALLTALYAFRILALVFFGEPRAAFNGADAQSVATGPAMTIPLVVLALASIGGALLALPPPGATGSAFVTFLAPVLGGESGGAAEVSPLLRPVAVLASLGGAWLAYLFFRPGRAGAATTGAPAAAGPLHRLLVAGWGFDWLYERLFVRPLLWAADAGRDDPADLPFRGLAWYVLLADGMLSRAQSGRMRWYAAGIALGAAAALALVLLA